Proteins from a single region of Syntrophorhabdus sp.:
- the argJ gene encoding bifunctional glutamate N-acetyltransferase/amino-acid acetyltransferase ArgJ has translation MAKVPSIEGIEFSGVASGIKAEGLDLGLVVFREETNVLAVYTRNRVKAAHILYDRRIDKGPVRALVANSGCANACTGKEGVGDLTAIASGLAPLIDANLRGILFASTGVIGKRLPADAMISALPRAARLRKESGLKSFARAIMTTDTYPKIAHTTFRGKKTYTIAGVAKGSGMINPLFATMLAFVFTDFPVSPENVKLAFSQAVRDTFERITVDGECSTNDTVMLFTRRGQEDADALEAFTDGLREVLKELSMMVVRDGEGASRVAHIMVKGVRKKEWAEKIARRIALSPLTKTAFFGADPNWGRIIAAAGDAGVPLDPAKVDITLQGEMVAKGGAEIAFSEKKMKKLMSRKEISVTVDLNDGKASFDIYTTDLTYDYVKINASYRS, from the coding sequence ATGGCGAAGGTTCCGTCGATCGAGGGGATAGAGTTTTCCGGGGTGGCTTCGGGGATCAAGGCCGAGGGGCTTGATCTCGGGCTTGTGGTCTTTCGGGAAGAAACGAATGTCCTCGCCGTCTATACCCGCAACCGGGTGAAGGCGGCCCACATCCTCTATGACCGCAGGATCGATAAGGGACCCGTACGGGCGCTTGTAGCCAACAGCGGCTGCGCCAACGCCTGCACCGGCAAGGAAGGCGTGGGCGACCTCACGGCAATAGCCTCAGGGCTCGCACCGCTCATTGACGCGAACCTCAGGGGGATACTTTTTGCCTCCACCGGCGTCATCGGCAAGAGGCTTCCCGCCGACGCCATGATATCGGCCCTGCCGCGGGCGGCACGCCTCAGGAAGGAATCGGGTCTCAAGAGCTTCGCCCGGGCCATCATGACCACGGACACCTATCCCAAGATCGCCCACACGACGTTTCGGGGAAAGAAGACGTACACGATCGCCGGGGTTGCGAAGGGTTCGGGTATGATCAACCCCCTCTTCGCCACGATGCTCGCCTTCGTCTTCACCGATTTCCCCGTCTCGCCGGAGAACGTGAAGCTCGCCTTCTCCCAGGCTGTCAGGGACACCTTCGAGCGCATAACCGTGGATGGAGAGTGCAGCACCAACGACACGGTCATGCTCTTCACCAGGCGCGGGCAGGAAGATGCGGACGCTTTGGAGGCCTTCACCGACGGTCTCCGCGAGGTCTTGAAAGAGCTTTCCATGATGGTGGTCCGTGACGGTGAAGGGGCTTCGAGGGTCGCTCACATCATGGTGAAAGGGGTGCGGAAGAAAGAATGGGCCGAGAAGATAGCCCGGCGCATCGCTCTGTCTCCCCTCACGAAAACGGCCTTTTTCGGCGCCGACCCCAACTGGGGCCGCATCATAGCCGCCGCCGGCGACGCGGGCGTACCTCTTGACCCCGCGAAGGTGGACATCACCCTGCAAGGCGAGATGGTCGCGAAGGGCGGGGCCGAGATCGCCTTCAGCGAGAAAAAGATGAAGAAACTGATGAGCAGGAAGGAGATATCCGTCACCGTCGACCTCAATGACGGCAAGGCCTCCTTCGACATCTACACAACGGACCTCACCTACGATTACGTGAAGATAAACGCTTCGTACAGGAGCTAG
- a CDS encoding flagellar biosynthesis protein FlgC, producing the protein MISGISSSLSGLSAFTRTLSNTANNIANVNTDGYKKTRATIVEDTNGLPEVSVERQDAPGSIIQETDGTLRELSNVELAEEFPRMIISQRGYEANINALKVEDEMIGSLLDIIG; encoded by the coding sequence ATGATCTCAGGAATCAGCTCATCGCTATCCGGCCTGTCGGCATTCACGAGGACGCTGTCGAACACCGCCAACAACATTGCCAACGTCAACACCGACGGATACAAGAAGACGAGGGCGACGATCGTTGAGGACACAAACGGGTTGCCCGAGGTGAGCGTCGAGAGACAGGACGCCCCGGGTTCGATCATTCAGGAAACGGACGGTACCCTGCGCGAGCTCTCGAACGTGGAACTCGCCGAGGAATTCCCCCGCATGATCATCTCCCAAAGGGGCTACGAGGCCAACATCAACGCGCTCAAGGTTGAGGACGAGATGATAGGGTCACTGCTGGATATCATAGGCTAA
- the kdsB gene encoding 3-deoxy-manno-octulosonate cytidylyltransferase yields the protein MNKLIVIPARYESTRLPGKPLLEIAGKPLIRLVYERASESRLKDDVIVATDDERILNTVTAFGGNAVMTSSSCRSGTDRVFEAMQHTEADLIINLQGDEPFMRPDMTDLLFSVMEKEDLDMATLCSPITDDREYHDPNTVKVVLDGRGFALYFSRSPIPYLRNGSARPLFYKHIGIYAFKRDFLERFVKMPRSRLEEIESLEQLRVLENGFRIRVLTTQYDGFGIDTPADLDRARLTLDRKTG from the coding sequence ATGAATAAACTCATCGTCATACCCGCACGGTACGAATCGACGCGGCTCCCGGGGAAACCCCTTCTGGAAATAGCGGGCAAACCGCTCATACGCCTTGTCTATGAACGCGCCTCGGAATCCCGGCTTAAGGACGACGTGATCGTGGCGACCGACGACGAGCGCATCCTCAATACCGTGACGGCCTTCGGCGGCAACGCGGTCATGACGAGCTCCTCCTGCAGGAGCGGCACCGACAGGGTCTTTGAAGCCATGCAACACACAGAGGCCGACCTCATCATCAACCTGCAGGGCGACGAGCCCTTCATGCGCCCCGACATGACGGACCTCCTCTTCTCCGTGATGGAGAAAGAGGACCTCGACATGGCCACCCTTTGTTCACCTATTACCGACGACAGAGAGTACCACGACCCCAACACCGTGAAGGTCGTCCTTGACGGCCGCGGTTTCGCCCTCTATTTCTCCCGGTCCCCCATCCCCTACCTGAGGAACGGCTCGGCGAGGCCCCTCTTCTACAAACACATCGGCATCTACGCGTTCAAACGGGACTTCCTGGAACGTTTCGTCAAAATGCCGAGGAGCCGGCTCGAAGAGATAGAGTCCCTCGAACAGCTTCGCGTCCTGGAGAACGGCTTCAGGATACGGGTCCTCACCACCCAGTACGATGGATTTGGCATCGACACCCCGGCCGACCTCGACCGGGCAAGGCTTACCCTCGACAGAAAGACCGGCTGA